The following nucleotide sequence is from Bdellovibrionota bacterium.
GTACGGCGGGCGTGAAGCTCCCCCCCAGGCTGAGCCGTACCCGTTCCAACTCAGGCTTCATGGGAATATCTCTATAATAACTGCCGGCACCCTTCCCGGTCAAAGCTAAAAACCTAAGAATCTAAAATACTTAGACTTTTGGCTTGGGTGGCAAGCGAGGAGGGGATTCCCCCTCAATTCTTCCTCGAAGGTAGTAGCCGATAGCTACGCCCAAAATCATCGAAAGAGGTATCGCGTAAAGATGAGGGAAAAGGGGCATTCCAAAGATCTTCTTAAAGGCTTCATCCATGGTCACACCTTTGCGTGTGTGATCGATTGCTGTTTTTGGTACTTCCCTTTCTTATCCGCGTACGATGTTTCGCAGATTTCGTCGCTTTCGAAGAAAAGAACCTGGGCAATCCCTTCGTTGGCATAAATTCTGGCCGGCAAGGGCGACGTATTGGAGATCTCCAGCGTCACGAACCCCTCCCACTCGGGTTCGAACGGTGTGACGTTCACGATGATTCCGCAACGGGCGTACGTCGATTTTCCAACGCAGAGGGTGATGATGTTTCGCGGAATCCGGAAATACTCCACGGTCTGAGCCAGGGCGAACGAATTGGGGGGAATGACACAAACATCTCCCCGGAAGGAAACGAACGATCGTTCGTCGAACTTTTTGGGATCCACGACGGTGGTGTTGATATTGGTGAAGATCTTGAATTCATCGGCCACACGGATGTCGTAACCGTAACTTGACAGGCCGGAGGAGATGACGCCATCCCGCATCTGTTTCTCCACAAAAGGCTCGATCATCTTTTTTTCCTTCGCCATTTTGCGGATCCATCGATCTGATTTCACAGGC
It contains:
- the dcd gene encoding dCTP deaminase, which produces MPVKSDRWIRKMAKEKKMIEPFVEKQMRDGVISSGLSSYGYDIRVADEFKIFTNINTTVVDPKKFDERSFVSFRGDVCVIPPNSFALAQTVEYFRIPRNIITLCVGKSTYARCGIIVNVTPFEPEWEGFVTLEISNTSPLPARIYANEGIAQVLFFESDEICETSYADKKGKYQKQQSITHAKV